The DNA window ATGTCATCGACATCCGTCGAAGGACTGTTCCAATGTCGAGGATCCTCGGAATTTCAACCAAGGACTGAGTCCTTCTTTTGAAAAATATCCCATATACAGGAAAGGATGCATATGTGTTGTGTAGCCTTCACGCTTTTCGCGCTCTCAAATCACCCACAATCCTATGTGCGCAGCTTCGCTATCTtgttcaaaaaagtaaaaaatgtcggACGTTAGCGGAGTCAGAGCGTTAAAGGGGCAATATGCTTTCAATATGTATTTACGTTACCAAACATTTGTTATAACTGTAGTAAATATAAGTGAAGTTTAACGTTTAAATGCCAGTACAAATTACAATCCgtattgatattataaattatacaaatacaaattacgtTATTGATGGCTAACTGAACCGGAGTTCATACGTTTCCGTGTAGAAAACAAGCAACCAAACCAGTAACattttgcatttccatttttcAGCACCGAAAGCGGACCTTTTCACTGACGTAATGACGCAATGACGTGCACTTGCTAGCCTGTTCCATTTACGTGTTCTCCGAATGCTAAAGAGGAGCCTCGCCTAGCCTCTGAAGGAAGTGACTTGGAAGCACCAGTCCTGCCAAGGAAGTATCCTTGACATTGAGAAACGCcttgtttttgtattgttcaGTGGTGACAGTGGAgtccagatccagtctgtatccagaccagatggtggatcagcacctagaaaggacctctacaaccctgaaagacagcggagaccagaacaactagatgagccccagatacagatcccctgtaaagacctctgcacctgtgttgcagGCTAGAATTAAACCAcatcatgctggtttcgtctggccagaggagaactggtccctgactgagtctggtttctcccaaggttttttctccatttctgtcaacgatggagttttggttcctttggTTTGCTTAGTTATGaacacttgactgattgcacagacactatcagaagagagctgaactggatgatgacatcattgaatcaatgatgaactgactttagcggataaactgactgttttctattgtcctcttgcattattgacacactataaaggtgacttgaattgacttgtttaaaaaatgtgaaaatcatcaTGTTTCCAACTGTAATCTTCCTGTATCTATTTGAATTCAACACTGTGTTAAGTTTCGGTTCACCTTTAAGAAAATAGGATTTGTTGGTTCTTTGCGAGTGAACGGCTGCATTGATGTTGCCGGGCAGTTCTTTCCACAGGGCATTAATGGGAAGGGGACTGTTATAACCTGAATCTGAGAGCGTCCACACGTAATGACCTCTGAAAGCAAGTGTCTTGTGAAGAGGCCCTGAGAAGACAAAGCACAAGGACATGAGGCTGATGACCATATCAAGTGTtggactgatcagagatcagctGTACTGTTACCCAGTATGATGGCGTCCAGTCCCCCGGCGCAGAGGTCGGGCAGTCGATCTGGCTTTCTCGGAGCGGTGGATGGTTTTTCCACAGGTTTTCCTGAGAGAGCAGATATCAGCTTTGTTCTGCAGTTAAACCTCAGTCACTGGATATAAACACGACTGCATGTTCTTACCGTACAGAGTCTGTATGCCGCTGATGTCGTCCCGGTGCAGTCTGAAGTTGTGGCGGTGTCCCGTGTACACGGGGCCCATGAGTGCGCTGTGGTACTGGGAGTGACCTAATCCGAGGGCGTGGCCAATCTCATGGGCCGCTACGATGCGCAGGTTTGCTCCATAACTCCGCCCCTCCGTCCACACCTCATCTGCATCGAAGTGAACCGTGCCAGACTCTGGTCCTTCAGCATGCCCCAAAACTTGCCCTGGACCAGGGAGCGGATTcagcagggtttctgcaggtcttaaaaaggtcttaaaaatcTATGTTCTTGTTATGctatttattatgtgtgtaaaattaattaaaatgtaaatatgttggAAGGAAGTTGTATTGACATTTTTCCCTTTAATTTatccttaaattttctttaattgGTTTTTAAGcagtctttaaaaagtcttaaagtgCCCTTTGTAAAACTAGCATTAAATCAGTGACTGAAACTCGAGGAACTTTCAAACACAGATATGCTTCAGCACAGGTTGAGCAAAAGTTTTGCCATCACACAAATATTGACATTAAATTTTCTGATATTTAGAGCACATATTGCTCAAGCCCgcttccgccactgaataaactttttttttttttttattcagtggctaAAATGGGATTTCCTACTCAAAAGATGAGATGTATTTCAAAAACTAAATAACGTACAAATGCCTAGAGGAGTCATTCTAACACTCAGCTCTGATGTTTACTGGAAATAATATGTTTAGTAAAAAGGGAAGTGTGGTCTCACCGGGTCCGTCGAACGCGACAGGGCAGCCCTGGTCTCTCCTGTGGAAGGAGAGTTTGATGTCGGCGTGACCTCCGCTGACCTCCTGGAACTGAAGAGGGCTGACCGCGCTCCAGTAACCGAAGGCCGTGCGAACCGCCGCTCGCGTCCCAGACAAACCCAGAGTCAGCGGATGGTTATAAATGCGGTATGTCAGTCTCTTCTTACGCCACTGACCTGCAGCGCACGCATTCGGTCAGACTGACAGTTAAGATTAACAGTATAGTTCTGTTCTGGGAAAGATCAAGCCTTGCAttgataatatttcagaatatatattcttaaatgcGATGAGATAAATCAAGGCCAGCTGCTGAAGCAGAACTGAAATGGTCAAAAGAGTGAACTGATGCGATGCTTGATTTTCGATACAGTGCTTCATTTTTAATCACAACGGGCAGTTAATCAGCACAGACTGACCTGGGCTCATGTGACTCACCCAGGATGCGGTATTTCAGCTTGCGGCTGAAGGGGTCGCTCAGGCCGCAGCGGGCGGCTCTCATCATGGCCAGCGTGCTGCTGTCTGGACGGCCCGTCACACGCAGATCCGTCACCTGCTGGAAGATCCTGAAAACATGCATCAGAGATCACAGATGAGATGGGGAGAGCTGGGTAAGCTGTGTCACTCACGCTGCCTTCTAGGAAACTGTAAAGAGTTTTATTTGTCACATGATGCAGGATAAGAGATGCTTGGgttcatcatcttcatctctgTGTTCCTTTAGTTACAGACACTCAGTGGAGAGCAGACGTCATGAAACAGATTTAGAGTTTGGGTTTTACCTCATTTCTTCTTTCCTAATAGACAACGTAAGTAAAAGTGCACAGCTTACCccattgactgtgtgtgtgtgtgtgtgtgtgtgtgtgtgttccctacaTTATGAGGACCAAATGTCCTCACAAGTATAGTAATAACAGTCAAAtctgaccttgtggggacatttttggtCCCCGTGagaaaacaagcttataaatcacacagaatgaaGAGTTTTGAGAATCTAGAAATGCCTGTAGTTTAGTGTGAGCtaagggttaggtgtagggttagggtaagaggatagaaaatacagtttgtacagttgaAAAACCATTACGCATATGGAATGAACCCATAATGCTTGgaatgcctgtgtgtgtgcgtgatacCGAAGAGCCTCATTCATTTGCTCTGTTTGAATCCCCTGATGATCAGCGTTGGATGATGAAGGTAAATAACCGTATCTCTTCAGATAGACCTGAGAAACGCAGACAGATATGAAAACCAGCTTCTAGAGCACAACGCTTTATAATGATCACTGAAGATGAGTGTTGACGATCAGAAACAGCCTCACTGATGAGTTCTCCTTACCGTGGCCTCCTTCAGTGCCGCAGGATCCAGAGCGGCACACACAGACGTCAGCGTCATCAGAACCAAGACTCGCATCTCTGCTGCTCTGAGATCTGGAGCTCGAGGCCACAGGAACACGTGCAGCAACGGGGATTGCATCTCGCATGAGTTCAGTCAGCTCTAGATCTGTTTGTGACTCGTCTGGGCGTGTGTGTCTGGAGTTTCGTTTGGAGGTTTGGTCCAGATTATTGCGGTCATCAGAGCTATGTGAAGGCATGCTgtgcagaacaaacaaacaagtgtgtgtgtgtctgtgtatgtgtgtgtgtgtccatgagCAGTGCATCACATGAGCTGAATGATGTGAGGCCTGAacgtttacatttaatcatttagcagacgcttttatccaaagcgacttacaaatgagaataatagaagcaatcagaccaacgagagaacaacaacagtatacaagtgccatgaaaAGTCTCAATTAGTCTAGCACGTTACagcaggaaatgacatcacactGCAGGAGTCAGG is part of the Cyprinus carpio isolate SPL01 chromosome A8, ASM1834038v1, whole genome shotgun sequence genome and encodes:
- the LOC109109370 gene encoding matrix metalloproteinase-19-like; the protein is MQSPLLHVFLWPRAPDLRAAEMRVLVLMTLTSVCAALDPAALKEATVYLKRYGYLPSSSNADHQGIQTEQMNEALRIFQQVTDLRVTGRPDSSTLAMMRAARCGLSDPFSRKLKYRILGQWRKKRLTYRIYNHPLTLGLSGTRAAVRTAFGYWSAVSPLQFQEVSGGHADIKLSFHRRDQGCPVAFDGPGQVLGHAEGPESGTVHFDADEVWTEGRSYGANLRIVAAHEIGHALGLGHSQYHSALMGPVYTGHRHNFRLHRDDISGIQTLYGKPVEKPSTAPRKPDRLPDLCAGGLDAIILGPLHKTLAFRGHYVWTLSDSGYNSPLPINALWKELPGNINAAVHSQRTNKSYFLKGDKVWRYSGFKLDQGYPKRLTIPSNIQAAFFLRSRRALVFIKGSEYWLWDELGSAKHLQLIAALPSDPDAAFTGSDGRVYVFSGSRHWRLSPTLTLEKGYPLRTRQRWMHCDH